TCGCTTCGTCCACGTCGTTCCGCGAGACGTCGAGGTGCGTGCAGAGGCGGACGCGACCGCCACCGAACCCGGAGCAGCGAACGCCGGCGTCCTCGCACGCGCTCGCGAACGCGTCCTCGGTCATCCCGGTGCCGGTGACGTCCGCGACGACGATGTTCGTCTCCGGCTCCTGGACCGCGATGCCGTCGACGTCGTCGAGGCCGGCGGCGAGCAGCCGAGCGCGTTCGTGGTCGGTCGCAAGCCGCTCGACGTTCTCCAGGGCGTGCAGGCCGGCGGCACCGAGGACGCCCGCCTGCCGCATCCCGCCACCGAGGAGCTTGCGGACGCGGCGCGCGTCCGCAACGAATTCCTCGTCGCCGACGAGCATCGACCCGACGGGCGCGCCCAGGCCCTTCGAGAGGCAGAACATCACGGAGTCGACAACGTCGGCGAACGCGCTCGCGGGCTCGTCGAGCGCGACGGCGGCGTTGAACAGGCGCGCGCCGTCGAGGTGGACGGGCACGCCGTGGTCGTGGGCGACGTCGGCGGCCGCGCCCAGTTCCTCGGGCGCGATCGCGAGTCCGCCCCGCGAGTTGTGCGTGTTCTCCAGACAGAGCAGGCCCGTGCCGGCGCGATGGAGGTCCTCGTCGACGAGCGCGTCCGCCACTTGCTCGGGAGTGGGCACGCCGCGCTCGGCGTCGAACGTCCGCACCTGGAGCTCGGAGTGTTGGGCGAACCCGGCGAGCTCCCACTTGTAGACGTGCGACTGCACGTCGACGACGGCCTCCTGGCCGCGCTCCGTGTGGACGCGCGCCGCGATCTGGTTCCCCATCGTTCCGCTCGGCACGAACAGCGCCGCGTCCATCCCCAGCATCTCGGCGGCCCTGGATTCGAGTTCGGCGAGCGTCGGGTCCTCCTCGTAGACGTCGTCGCCGACATCGGCGTCGGCCATCGCCGCCCGCATCTCCTCGCTCGGCTTCGTGACGGTGTCGCTCCGGAGGTCTATCATGCCCGGACGTACCCGCGGTGCGCGCAAAAGCCTGCCCCAATCCGACCGATTCCGTCGTCGAGGCGTCGCGGTCGGCGCGACGCCGCCCGGTTGGACTGGACGACACAGTCAGGGGTGGCGAGGGTTCAAGTAGGAGACCGCGGCCAGCGGCGGTATGGCGAACACGGAGACTGCGACGCTGTACGCCGGCGACGCGACCGTCGTCGAGGACGCGACCGACCGCCGCGAGTTCCGCGGGCGCGTGGTCGTGCTCGCGAAACCGGACGGGACGGTGCTCGTGCACGATCAGGACGGCTACCAGCCGGTCGCGTGGCTGACGCGAGCGGACGCGGTGACGGTGACCGACGACGAGGACGCGGTCAGGGTGACGGCGCACGACGAGCGCGCGGACGACTGGCTGCGCGTCACCGGCCACGACGCGCGACTCTCCGGCCGGTACCCGGTGTCGGTCGCGGGCGACCCGGTCGGGGACTGTCCGGAGTGCGACGGCGCGCTCGTCGACACCGGCGGCGCGGTCGCGTGCGTGCACTGCGACGCCGTCCACGGTTACCCCGACGACGCCACCCTCTACGGCGCGACCTGCGACTGCGGCCTCCCGCGGATGCGCGTCGAGCGCGGCGCGGCCATCGACTGCTGCGTCGACCGCGACTGCGAACGCCTCGACGACCGCGTCCGCGAACACGTAGAGCGTGCGTTCGACTGCCCGGACTGCGACGGCGACCTCGTCGTCCAGTGCGAACGCGGGCTCTTCCTCGCGTGCGAGCACCGCCCCGACTGCGACACCGCGTTCTACGTCCCGAGCGGCGTCCACGACGGCACCTGCGACTGCGGCCTCCCCGCGTTCTCGGTCGCGAACGGCCGCCGCTGCCTGGACGCCACCTGCGACGCAACGTAGCGCGACGCGGCCGGCATCGCCGACCGCGGAATCCGACTCTCGAGGCGTATGCTGGGCAGGCAGTTCGTGGGAAACGGCGACCTGGCGGTCGCCGTATGCTGGGCAGGCAGTTCGTGGGAAACGGCGACCTGGCGGTCGCCGTATGCTGGGCAGGCAGTTCGTGGGAAACGGCGACCTGGCGGTCGCCGTATGCTGGGCAGGCAGTTCAATCGACACCGCTTTCGGCTGTCACCGACTCCCTCCGAACATGAACATCGAGGGGCACGTCGACGGCGACGTCGTGCACGTCGGCCACGACGCCCGCCAGCGGTTCCACGACTCTCGCGGCTACGGCTACCCACTGGAGGGGAACGACGTCGCGCTCGCGCCCGTGGAGGCAGCGCACTTGCTCGCCAGGGGCGACCTCGCGAGCGTCGACGGCATGGACTTCCGCGCGTTCGTCCGCGCGAGCGACGACCCGACGCTGCCCGTCCGGTACCTCGTGTACGCGGACCTCCGCGAGCGCGGGTTCTACTGTGCGCCCGCCCACCCCGACTGGACGGCGTTCGCACGTACTGACGGCACTGCGGACGATGCTGGCGGTCGGCGGGGCGACGACTTCGTCGTCTTCCCGCGCGGGAGCGGACCGGGCGACGGCGAGATCGCGTACCGCGTCCGCGTGTCGGGCGAACGGACGTCGGTGCCGGCGCGCGCGCTCGGCGACTGCGTGCTCGCGGTCGTCGACGAGGAGTCCGAGATCACGTACCTGGAGACGCGGACGCCCGAGGTCTCGGGGACGGTGACGCCGTCGCTCCCCGAGTCTGCGTCCGCGGACCTGCTCGCGGACCGCGTAACCGTCTGGGGGCCGGCGGGCGACGCACTCTACGAGCGAGGGTTCTACGGGACGCCGCTCTCCGGGCGGGACACGGGGACGGGCGCGATCGTGGTGTCGCTCGTCGAGGCCGCGCACCTCGCCGCGAACGATGCGCTCGACGTGCCAGCGGACGTCGTCGTCGCCCGCGGCCGCGACGTCGAGGGCGAGCGATACGACCGTCGCCTGGCGGCGTACCGCGACCTCCGCGCGGCCGGCGTCGCACCCAAGACCGGGTTCAAGTTCGGCGCGGACTTCCGGACGTACGCCGACTTCGAGAGCCCGGACGACGTCGGGCACAGCGAACGCCTCGTCCGCGTTCTCCCGAGCGAGCACGCATTCGCGCCGCGGGACCTCGCGCTCGACGTTCGCCTCGCCAACGGCGTGAAGAAGACGATGACGTTCGCGCTCGTCGACGCGACCGGCGACGGCCCCGCGACTGGCGACGAGACAGCGACCGGCGACGACGGTGCGACCGTCGAGTGGCTCGCGATCTCGCGACTCACGCCCTGACCGTCCGGAGCCTCGGCGGGCCGTCGATCCATGGGATCGGTCGTGCCGCGAAGTGCGGGTGTCGAGAGCGAACGCTTTTTGCGCGTTCCGCGGCGAGTGCGGGGTATGACAGACGACGCCGACGCCACGGCCGACGCCGCTGCGGGCGTGGACGAGGAGGAAGCGGTCCGAACCGACGGCGGTGACGCCGCCGCGGCGGGTGCGGACGACGTGGCGCTCGACCCGTGGGGGTCCTCGACGGTCGCGGACTATCGAAAACTGTTCGAGGAGTTCGGCATCGAGGAGTTCGACGAGCTCCTCGAGTCGGTGCCGAACCCGCACTACCTGATGCGTCGCGGCGTCATCTTCGGTCATCGCGACTATCGGCCGGTCGCGGAGGCGATGCGCGAGGGCGAGCCGTTCGCGGCGCTCTCTGGGTTCATGCCGACGGGCGACCCCCACATCGGGCACAAGCTCGTGTTCGACGAGATCATCTGGCACCAGGAGCAGGGCGGGGACGCGTACGGCCTCATCGCGGACCTCGAGGCGCACGCCGCCCGGGGGTTGACGTGGGCGGAGATCGACGAGCATTCGCGGGACTACCTCCTCAGCCTGCTCGCGCTCGGGTTCGACCCCGAGGACGGTGAGCTCTACCGGCAGAGCGACAACCGCGAGCTCCAGGATCTCGCGTTCGAGCTGGGTGCGGAGGCGAACTTCTCTGAGTTCCAGGCGATCTACGGGTTCGACGGCGAGACGGACGTGAGTCACATGCAGAGCGTCGTCACGCAGATGGCGGACATCCTCTACCCACAGTTAGAGGAGCCGAAGCCGACCGTGATCCCGGTCGGGCCCGATCAGGACCCGCACGTCAGGCTGGCGCGGGACCTCGCGACGCGGATGCGCTACTTCAAGGTCACGGCGGCGTACGCGAGCTTCGAGTGCGACGACGCGGAACGCGAGCTGGTCGCGGCGGCGTACGCGGCGCTCGCGGAC
Above is a genomic segment from Halorubellus sp. JP-L1 containing:
- a CDS encoding low specificity L-threonine aldolase, with the protein product MIDLRSDTVTKPSEEMRAAMADADVGDDVYEEDPTLAELESRAAEMLGMDAALFVPSGTMGNQIAARVHTERGQEAVVDVQSHVYKWELAGFAQHSELQVRTFDAERGVPTPEQVADALVDEDLHRAGTGLLCLENTHNSRGGLAIAPEELGAAADVAHDHGVPVHLDGARLFNAAVALDEPASAFADVVDSVMFCLSKGLGAPVGSMLVGDEEFVADARRVRKLLGGGMRQAGVLGAAGLHALENVERLATDHERARLLAAGLDDVDGIAVQEPETNIVVADVTGTGMTEDAFASACEDAGVRCSGFGGGRVRLCTHLDVSRNDVDEAIARIGDVVA
- a CDS encoding endonuclease NucS domain-containing protein — encoded protein: MANTETATLYAGDATVVEDATDRREFRGRVVVLAKPDGTVLVHDQDGYQPVAWLTRADAVTVTDDEDAVRVTAHDERADDWLRVTGHDARLSGRYPVSVAGDPVGDCPECDGALVDTGGAVACVHCDAVHGYPDDATLYGATCDCGLPRMRVERGAAIDCCVDRDCERLDDRVREHVERAFDCPDCDGDLVVQCERGLFLACEHRPDCDTAFYVPSGVHDGTCDCGLPAFSVANGRRCLDATCDAT
- a CDS encoding tRNA-intron lyase — translated: MNIEGHVDGDVVHVGHDARQRFHDSRGYGYPLEGNDVALAPVEAAHLLARGDLASVDGMDFRAFVRASDDPTLPVRYLVYADLRERGFYCAPAHPDWTAFARTDGTADDAGGRRGDDFVVFPRGSGPGDGEIAYRVRVSGERTSVPARALGDCVLAVVDEESEITYLETRTPEVSGTVTPSLPESASADLLADRVTVWGPAGDALYERGFYGTPLSGRDTGTGAIVVSLVEAAHLAANDALDVPADVVVARGRDVEGERYDRRLAAYRDLRAAGVAPKTGFKFGADFRTYADFESPDDVGHSERLVRVLPSEHAFAPRDLALDVRLANGVKKTMTFALVDATGDGPATGDETATGDDGATVEWLAISRLTP
- a CDS encoding tryptophan--tRNA ligase translates to MTDDADATADAAAGVDEEEAVRTDGGDAAAAGADDVALDPWGSSTVADYRKLFEEFGIEEFDELLESVPNPHYLMRRGVIFGHRDYRPVAEAMREGEPFAALSGFMPTGDPHIGHKLVFDEIIWHQEQGGDAYGLIADLEAHAARGLTWAEIDEHSRDYLLSLLALGFDPEDGELYRQSDNRELQDLAFELGAEANFSEFQAIYGFDGETDVSHMQSVVTQMADILYPQLEEPKPTVIPVGPDQDPHVRLARDLATRMRYFKVTAAYASFECDDAERELVAAAYAALADDVEEGGNGDESVRCEDAADWLREHAPEPVDARESVVAKLEEAGMEPVRPRTRFFDRQATDDAFEALVEAVDGEKRVYEGHVDSFELDRAEAEELARQVELDHGGYGFVPPSSVYHRFMTGLTGGKMSSSVPASHISLLDDPAEGYDKVKSATTGGRETAEEQREKGGRADECPVYELYAYLLAGDDDEFATEVYEECVGGERLCGDCKEQAAVLMEEFLEEHQEKREEAEALLEDLDIDLDSDRQR